GTGTCACTACATGAGGCTGTGAAAACGTTTCAGTAGTTTGTGTGGTCACTCTGCTGACGGGAGGTTGTGACAGACACAAGTTGGATTTTTCCAGCTGCCAAACACCTCGAGTGCTGTGgtcactttcatttctggtgTTATGGCTTTACCACATTGGGTGGGAGATGTGAGGGCGTCTCTAATAAGTTCGACCACAAATCACGATCCAACCTGCAGCGTTTAGTTAACTCACGATCGCTCATtgtttggagaatatttcttctttcagccattttgtcctctgctaaagaaactcttaagcctcttaaaagtcctcctctctgctcttaGGATCTGTTTTTAGGGCTGAGATGATTCCAGAATCTTTTGTATCtttaagattaagattttactttattcatcccaaactgagAAATTTCACTCTGTATTTAACCTGCTcagagtgaacacacacccagagcagtgggggcagcgcccagggagcagttaagggtttggtgccttgctaAAGGGTGCCTTGCACTGGACATGAGGAAGCATGAGAGTTGATGAGCAACAAATCATCATTGTCAAAACCCTCAACTCAGCATGTTCTGGTGGAGCAACTCCAGCTActccatttcctgttttgtcttgttctcAGAAATAAGAAAGGTTCTGGGAAGGTCAGGGTGTTGTTCAGTATGAGACAGTCTGGACAATGCATAGATCTTTGGTGCCTATAAGGAAGCCTGTTAGTGGCTGCTGTTGTGTCCCCACCTCCCCCTTCAGAAATAAATCCGTCTCCCTCCACCTCAGCCCCCAAATACATGCTGCAGGTGGCATCGAAATACTGGGCCTAAATTTAAACACACCATCAAAGCCAGAATTAAATAGACACCACAAACATTTGGGTCCATATCACGATCATTTAATGCTGAGTGGTACCGTTCACGTTTTGTGGGAACATCACCCTCAGGCTCTGCCATGAGCAGAACACTTATCGTCACATGTGTCCACAGGTTTAATTTACTAACTTTTTCTGTTCAAAGCCTTTAATGAGCTTGTTCTCTGAAAGCTGAGAGTTTGCGTCAGCATGAAACCACATTCTTCTGTCAGTCCTGACCTGCAGATTCAGGgtgaagaagaagctgcagttaAACAGCAATGATCAGCGTGAGACAGCATTTGGAAAGCAGAAGTCTCACTGCAgtcacagaggaagagacacTTACATGTCACCATGAAAACATTTAGAAGAAAAACGATTATTATTCTTCTACTTATGGACACAGTTGGTCAAATGCAGACGGCACTGGACACCCAGGATGGGGGAACGTCAGGGCTTTGTTATGAACCTGAGTGAagccaaaacagacagaaacacagagaacaggCTGATCCGGGACCATGACAGAGACCAAATCAAGGAGCCAGAGACTAAAGTCCTAAACAAGGCAGTAACAACAGAGTCCAAACGGTCCCAGGCCCACAAAGTGGCACCTGGGGGCTGGGAAGTGTCCAGGTAACACAAGTGAAAGTAATCAGGTGATCAAAACCAGGAAGTAAAACTGGGGAAGACAAGTAGGGACAGTAGGAAGTGGAGaaaagtgtcaaaataaaagtctaggACAGGAAGTGCAGGTGAGTCGTGTCACGTATACGACACATGGGAGCGTCTCCTGAAACTGCTGCTACATTGGTTTGATAAATATCAACAACATTAAGAcgacaaacacaacaacaagcttacgacctttgttgtcatggaaacagtcacaaacacacagttatgACTGTGTGCACAACAGGTctctgttgtcatggaaacttTCTTTAAAGATGAAGTAACCATGGTAACAACTTGGTGATGTCACAGCACCAAACCTACAGGTTTGGGTTTGTAAAAACATCGAGGGTGAACGTAAAGTGTCTGCACTGTCACTGATACAACAGGAACATGGAGTTAACACTGTGGAACATGGGCTGACAACACAAAGTCCCTGGAATCCAACAACGGGCTcctggggttagggttaggtcaGGGTCCACATCCCCCTGGATCTGAACcaacattaaataaatgagGCTTTAGAAAAAACTGTGATTCTAAGACTTTCTAGAAACATTAAGTGAAAACTGGTTTCATCACGTCCAGGCAGGTTGATACCAAATGTGTCAGGTCCAGTTCAGAGTAGGATGTGGTTTTACAGAATCATTGTAGAAATAAGTGAGACAAACCACAGTGGATGCTGAGCCAAGCTTTAATCAGAAAAAAGAGAGCGTGTTTTTTCATCACAGAAAAgctcaaatgaaatgaaaaagggTTTTAGAAAAGACTGTCCCCGCCAAAATAAAGGTCAGAAAATGTCTTGATTTGGTAACATGTAAATAGTCTCACCAAGCAGCTAGCAGAGCTTTGTACCAGGGCCagccaaccctggtcctcaagggccactgtcctgcctgttttccaactgtccctgtcctggatcaggtgtgttcagccagtcagaagctgaAAGGACAAggacagttggaaaaccagcaggacaccAGCTCTAGAGGACCAGGGTTGGCCACCCCTGCCTCAGGTTTCTCTGGTTCTAACAAATCTGTCTCACCTGAATCTGAGCTCTTCACCCGCCCCTCCAGTACTGCCCCCCCCATACTGTTCACTCCTCCACCTGTACTGCCCCCCCCCACCTCCTGTACTGTTCACCCCTCCTCCAGTACTGCCTCCTCCCCCCTCCAGTactacccccccccctccagTACTGTTCACCCCTCCTCCCGTACTGCCTCCTCCCCCCTCCAGtactaacccccccccctccagtACTGTCTCCCACCCCTCCTCCTGTATTGTTCACCTCCGCTTTCGTTGGCATTATTATTTCCAGTTGGCGAGGAAGACTTGTCTTGGTTTCTGCCCACATTTGAACTTGTATTATCTGAGACACAATAACCTGCCACATTATTACCTTGAGAGCAGCTGGTGCACTCCATCTGATCTGAGGAGCTTGATCTGTCACAACGGGAAATGTTACTAAGACCAATCAAATTCCCAAACTTTGTAAGAGCCTCCTTTACAGACTCTGCTGTGTCGTGCAGGTGAggtttagaaaaaacaaaagcatagtTATCCCATTTCTTAACAGACGGAATGAGACCTAAAATATTCCTGTCATCTGATTCATTTGCACATCTGCCTGCACATGGGGAGGCATAAACGTAAAACAccaataaatcattttcattacGTTTGCTGACCAAGGTGCTGAGGCGCTGTAGAGTACGGTACTCTGCATGATCTGCTCTGCCTTTGGAAACTGCCTCAGGGCAGTTGTTCTTAACGTCAGCCCATGTCATAGACTGTCTACAACATTTTTCCAGAACATCAGTCCATGGTACTAGTGCTGTAGGACATTGTTTCACAACTTCAGGCCACCTCAGAACCGTAGCTGCCACCACCCTCTGACCCTCGTACACAGCACAATTCTGAAGAATCGAATTCCTCACAGTTTGACCGTCGTCAGGGACTAGAGTCATATCAAACCTCTGGGTCTGACTGTTGAAGGGGACGGCTACAGCCACACTGAACATGGGCCTTTTTCTGTCAAaggaaacacatgcacaagaTGAAAACCAGCTGTCTCAGTTCatttaatacaaaacagaatTACAGGAAGTTTATTTAGTCACTTACGGGTTTTGAGCCTGAATCGGCCTGTACCTGTCAacggaaacagaaacaaaatgtttgcaggtaacaaacaaaacaatttggtagaagaaatgtcaaaattaGCTTTGacatttaacagaaaattaaaatatagaaaataatatttcatatatataaaatctcTGCAAAGAAAACCAATAAGAAAAACCAAATGATTAGATGTTGTTGTTCCTTCTTCCAttaagaaaaggaaatgaattaAACTAAAAAGCACCATAGTTTGTAATGCTGATTTATGATCAGAactcatttatattttga
This genomic window from Mastacembelus armatus chromosome 1, fMasArm1.2, whole genome shotgun sequence contains:
- the LOC113128038 gene encoding uncharacterized protein LOC113128038, producing the protein MATLSWMAVTLALFLSAGNTLAAVDQNQLAGIVNDILNRYRPIQAQNPKRPMFSVAVAVPFNSQTQRFDMTLVPDDGQTVRNSILQNCAVYEGQRVVAATVLRWPEVVKQCPTALVPWTDVLEKCCRQSMTWADVKNNCPEAVSKGRADHAEYRTLQRLSTLVSKRNENDLLVFYVYASPCAGRCANESDDRNILGLIPSVKKWDNYAFVFSKPHLHDTAESVKEALTKFGNLIGLSNISRCDRSSSSDQMECTSCSQGNNVAGYCVSDNTSSNVGRNQDKSSSPTGNNNANESGGEQYRRRGGRQYWRGGG